AGGTCGGCAAAATTCTATGCTACAATATCTTATTGTGACAAAAAAAGAAAACCGATTCTTTTTGAGGGAATTACTCTGGGCAAAATCGCAAAAAGGATCTCAGGTAAGGGCTGGGGATATGATCCAATATTTGTCCCTAGGGGGAAAACCAAGACTTATGCGCAAATTCCTGACAAAAACACCATGTCTCATAGGTATCGTGCGCTGGCAAAATTTGCTAGCTGGTTTGTGCGTACGCAGAGATAAAGGGGTTGATCTTTCTTTGTTGGTTTTGCAACAATACTATTCTTGATGCCATGCTCACATCAATTTCTGAATAGATCTTACTTTTTTCAGCTAGCTTACCTGCAAAGTAGCTGACCTCCTCAAATTCAAGCATGTCAGAGCGGGCAAGCCTGTTTGTGGAGCGGCCAATATGCATGTAGGATTTTATCTCTATAAAATGCACATTTGCGCGCCTTATCATATCTGCAAACGCTGGAATCATTTCCTCAAAATCATTATGGTTTCTGATCATGGTCATTCGAAGAACAGTTCGTGTATCCATGTTTTGCAATAATTCTAGGGACTGGTTCCATCTCTCCCATGAATCTGAATATCTTGGCTTGTTTATTCTCATAAAGGAGTCACAGTCTGCGGCATTTGTGGACAAATAGATCTGTGTTGGTAGTGCATCCTCATCTTGGAGGCGTCTGAGCATCTGTGGTTCCTGGCCATTTGTTACAAGAAATATTGATTTTGTTGCAGGCAGCGTCTTGAGGTATCTTATTAGTTCTGGAAGCTTGGGGTACATGGTAGGCTCGCCAGAAAGCGATATTGCGTAATGTGCAGGTAGTAGTGACTCGTCAAGTTTTTTGTGGATTGATTTTGGATCACCGTAATGACCCATGATCAGTTTTTCTCGTTCTGCCATCAGCTTGGTTATGATGTCTTGTGGTTCTGCCACGTTTTGTGGACTCATCTCCAACGAGTCATAAAACTCCATTGGGCGCCAGCAATAGACGCACCTGTTCTCACAATACATTCCTGCAGGGGAAAACTCCATGCACTGATGTGTTGATATGCCGTAGAACTTGTGCTTGTAGCAGCTTTCTTCTCCCTTGAATGATTTTTTTGTCCAGTGGCATAATTCTACAGTGGAGTGATCTGATATTCCATACTTGGCCTTTTTGAGCTGTTGCTGGATGGATGACTTGATTTGGATAATGTCGTTTTCTACGAACTCGCCTGAGCAACTCATGATGTTTTTCGTGCTGTGGTTTTACTTAATTTTTCATTTTATGGGTCGAGCCTAATTTTGGTGTAAAAATTATTTCATTATATTTGGATCTTTATTATAAAAATTCATACAAAATGTTAAATACAAAAAATTCCTATAACAATTGATGCGGAAGGATGTAAAATCCAACAAATAGTCCGCGCGTGGCTCAGTGGAACGATATAGTGAACCATGAACGCTCAGGCGTTATGGTATAGAGAGGCATTCTCTCATGTTCTACGCTTGGGGCCACGCCCGCACATTTTTAACATATATGAAAAATTATGCAGTTTGTGTAACGATTGTTTGCAATACAATAATCAAAGCTTAAATTAAAATTCAGAGAGGCTTAGCTGAATTGAAAAAAGAACTTTTCATCTCGAGGTTGCCACATTTGCGAAGACACCCCCAACCCACTGAGATAATCCAAAACAAGCTGGAAACAATTCAGGGAAATGGCTTTACTTGGACTGACATTCAAAACCCTGACCGCGCAGAAATTGAAAAGCTGGGACAAATGTATAATTTTAATGCCTTAAACCTGGATGATTCTATCTCGAAGATCCAACTCGCAAAAATAGACAACTACGAGGATCATTCCTTTGTTATCTTGCATTTTCCGCCACTCGCACTAAAGCGCGGCATGTCGCGATTTAACCAGCTTGCGGTATTCATCGGAAAGGACCATCTGGTTACCATACACTATGGAGAGCTTAAGCCGCTAGTGGAAATGGTGAGCCACTGCAAAGATGATTCCAAATACAGAAATGAACTACTTGGAAAGTCGTCTGGATTTCTGCTATACAAAATAGTTGATGCTCTAGTAGACGAACTTCTACACACGTTGCGCAGAATTGTGGAGAATCTAGATGAGATAGAAGACGATGTCTTTGATGAAAACAAGTCCACACCAAAAAAGATCTCACTATTGAGGCGTGAAATCACAATACTGCGTCGTATAGTTCATCCACTGCGAAAAACCGTTCTGGAAACGTCAAAGAACACACAACGATTCTCTAATTCAGATGATGATCTGGTGATTCACTTTGATGATGTAATTGATCACATTGACAAAGTGGCAGAAACGCTGGATGAGGCAAAAGAAACAATGGAGATCTATAAAGACACTGACTTTCTACTCTCTACTGAAAAATCAAACAAAATACTTGCAACACTTACCATAATATTCACACTAACAATTCCACCGACTGTAGTTGGTGCCATCTATGGCATGAACATAAATCTGCCAGGTGGAACCGAGACAGGAAGTTGGAATTTTCTTGGAGAATATACGGCACTGATAATAATGCTGATTCTGTCTATGATACCATCTGGGCTGTTGTATGCCTATTTTTTTAAGAAGAAATGGCTTGCTGACTAGCGAACCCACGGAAATAGGTAGTTTACGCCCCACCAAACTACGGCTACAGTTATTGCCATTCCAATGAACCAGCCTTTGCCTTGCATAA
This is a stretch of genomic DNA from Nitrososphaerota archaeon. It encodes these proteins:
- a CDS encoding 4-demethylwyosine synthase TYW1; this encodes MSCSGEFVENDIIQIKSSIQQQLKKAKYGISDHSTVELCHWTKKSFKGEESCYKHKFYGISTHQCMEFSPAGMYCENRCVYCWRPMEFYDSLEMSPQNVAEPQDIITKLMAEREKLIMGHYGDPKSIHKKLDESLLPAHYAISLSGEPTMYPKLPELIRYLKTLPATKSIFLVTNGQEPQMLRRLQDEDALPTQIYLSTNAADCDSFMRINKPRYSDSWERWNQSLELLQNMDTRTVLRMTMIRNHNDFEEMIPAFADMIRRANVHFIEIKSYMHIGRSTNRLARSDMLEFEEVSYFAGKLAEKSKIYSEIDVSMASRIVLLQNQQRKINPFISAYAQTS
- a CDS encoding magnesium transporter CorA family protein, giving the protein MSRLPHLRRHPQPTEIIQNKLETIQGNGFTWTDIQNPDRAEIEKLGQMYNFNALNLDDSISKIQLAKIDNYEDHSFVILHFPPLALKRGMSRFNQLAVFIGKDHLVTIHYGELKPLVEMVSHCKDDSKYRNELLGKSSGFLLYKIVDALVDELLHTLRRIVENLDEIEDDVFDENKSTPKKISLLRREITILRRIVHPLRKTVLETSKNTQRFSNSDDDLVIHFDDVIDHIDKVAETLDEAKETMEIYKDTDFLLSTEKSNKILATLTIIFTLTIPPTVVGAIYGMNINLPGGTETGSWNFLGEYTALIIMLILSMIPSGLLYAYFFKKKWLAD